Proteins encoded by one window of Mesorhizobium sp. INR15:
- a CDS encoding IclR family transcriptional regulator has translation MSTVGKAVALLEHFTLKEPEIGLSELARKAGLDKATARRLLMALAEHRLIEQEPQSRRYRLGAGLSRLARMRDAHLPFVRVAAPMVRDLALETGETVHLCEFSAGALLTVHVELSARANRVNVDVGQVLPLHGTASGIAFLAFSRPETVEAYFGKPLAAFTPHTMTTRDKVMTAVQLAATRGYSRSAQGYEEGVHSIAAPILGSDGFPLGTLAVASPVSRVDDTTADRQGQAARQASARISTHLTGEQWHASVPLRQR, from the coding sequence ATGAGCACGGTTGGCAAGGCGGTTGCGCTGCTGGAACATTTCACGCTGAAGGAGCCGGAAATCGGCCTGTCCGAACTTGCCCGCAAGGCCGGCCTCGACAAGGCGACCGCCAGGCGGCTGCTGATGGCGCTGGCCGAGCATCGGCTGATCGAACAGGAGCCGCAAAGCCGCCGCTACCGCCTTGGCGCCGGCCTGTCGCGGCTGGCCCGCATGCGCGATGCGCATCTGCCTTTCGTGCGCGTCGCCGCCCCCATGGTGCGCGACCTGGCGCTGGAAACCGGCGAGACCGTGCATCTGTGCGAATTCAGTGCCGGCGCCCTGCTGACGGTGCATGTCGAGCTTTCAGCCCGGGCCAACCGCGTCAATGTCGATGTCGGCCAGGTGCTGCCGCTGCATGGCACGGCATCGGGCATCGCCTTCCTCGCCTTCTCGCGCCCGGAAACCGTGGAAGCCTATTTCGGCAAGCCGCTGGCCGCCTTCACCCCGCACACGATGACGACGCGCGACAAGGTGATGACGGCGGTGCAACTGGCGGCAACGCGCGGCTATTCGCGCAGCGCCCAGGGCTATGAGGAAGGCGTGCACTCGATCGCCGCACCGATTCTCGGCTCCGACGGTTTTCCCCTGGGAACGCTGGCCGTGGCCTCGCCCGTGTCGCGCGTCGACGACACGACCGCCGACCGGCAGGGGCAAGCCGCACGGCAGGCCAGCGCCAGGATTTCCACCCATCTCACCGGCGAACAATGGCAT
- a CDS encoding amidohydrolase: protein MPDRSADLVLSNGRIYTLDRERPWASSVAVKGGRIVAVGGADAVAGLTGPSTEVVDLKGAMLMPGIVDVHAHLMMGGQAELFELRFSPTARFKALLERIGEAAAKAPQGSWIIGGQWGSDLLPKLNTLEALAALDKVSQGRPVMLRDDTYHNRWINSEALRLAGVSAATPDPEKGSIGRDPATGAPTGMMIESAAGIVESTIALSGHYTEEMDRAAMAQAISTLNSYGVTAFLDAAAMQPILAALKGLDDRGELTAWSVSAMPAVEPSFMFGIAGDELIALRDQYRSAHARPDFVKVFLDGVPGARTAAFHEPYTEDPIVGCCFRGSTIVTVPDLIRWVGKCEKLGLGVKIHCAGDAAVSQALDAIDVVRSFNGPTKLVHHIAHASYIAPEDIARFAELGVAADLSPFLWYPTSFLEGHKQTMGEARALRFWPNKDLLAAGALLAGGSDWPVMPNPDPWNGIEGLVTRRNPSGEFAGVALWPEQAIDVATALEIFTINSARAIGLADRVGSIEIGKSADFIKLDRNVLETPADEIADTKVMTTWFEGRVVYERT from the coding sequence ATGCCTGACAGAAGTGCCGACCTGGTTCTGAGCAATGGCCGCATCTACACGCTGGATCGCGAACGGCCATGGGCCTCGTCGGTCGCCGTCAAGGGCGGGCGCATCGTGGCGGTCGGTGGCGCCGATGCCGTTGCCGGGCTGACCGGGCCATCGACCGAGGTCGTCGATCTCAAGGGCGCCATGCTGATGCCGGGCATTGTCGACGTGCACGCACATCTGATGATGGGCGGCCAGGCCGAACTGTTCGAACTGCGCTTCTCGCCGACGGCGCGTTTCAAGGCATTGCTCGAGCGTATCGGCGAGGCGGCCGCCAAGGCGCCGCAAGGTTCATGGATCATCGGCGGGCAGTGGGGCAGCGACCTGTTGCCGAAGCTGAACACGCTGGAGGCACTGGCCGCGCTCGACAAGGTCAGCCAGGGCCGCCCGGTGATGCTGCGCGACGATACCTACCACAACCGCTGGATCAATTCGGAAGCGTTGCGGCTGGCCGGCGTTTCCGCCGCCACGCCGGACCCGGAAAAGGGCTCGATCGGCCGCGACCCGGCGACTGGCGCGCCGACCGGCATGATGATCGAATCCGCCGCCGGCATCGTCGAGAGCACCATCGCGCTGTCCGGCCACTATACCGAGGAGATGGACCGCGCGGCTATGGCGCAGGCGATCTCGACGCTCAATTCCTACGGCGTCACCGCCTTTCTCGATGCCGCCGCCATGCAGCCTATCCTCGCGGCGCTGAAGGGGCTCGATGATCGCGGCGAGTTGACGGCCTGGTCGGTGTCGGCGATGCCGGCCGTCGAGCCGTCCTTCATGTTCGGCATTGCCGGCGACGAGCTGATCGCGCTGCGCGACCAGTATCGCAGCGCCCATGCCAGGCCCGATTTCGTCAAGGTGTTCCTCGATGGCGTGCCGGGCGCCCGCACCGCCGCCTTCCATGAGCCCTATACCGAGGATCCGATCGTCGGCTGCTGCTTCCGTGGCTCGACCATCGTCACCGTGCCGGACCTGATCCGCTGGGTGGGCAAATGCGAAAAGCTCGGCCTTGGCGTCAAGATCCATTGCGCCGGCGACGCCGCCGTCAGCCAGGCGCTCGATGCCATCGATGTCGTGCGCTCCTTCAACGGGCCGACCAAGCTCGTGCATCACATCGCCCATGCCAGCTACATCGCGCCTGAAGACATCGCCCGCTTCGCCGAGCTTGGCGTGGCCGCCGACCTGTCGCCGTTCCTGTGGTATCCGACCAGCTTCCTCGAAGGCCACAAGCAGACGATGGGCGAGGCGCGCGCGCTGCGCTTCTGGCCAAACAAGGATCTGCTGGCCGCCGGCGCGCTGCTGGCCGGCGGCTCCGACTGGCCGGTCATGCCCAACCCCGATCCGTGGAACGGCATCGAGGGCCTGGTGACACGGCGCAACCCGAGCGGCGAATTCGCCGGTGTCGCGCTGTGGCCGGAACAGGCGATCGATGTCGCTACGGCGCTCGAAATCTTCACCATCAACTCGGCCCGCGCCATCGGCCTTGCCGACAGGGTCGGCTCGATCGAGATCGGCAAGTCGGCCGACTTCATCAAGCTCGACCGCAACGTGCTGGAAACGCCGGCCGACGAGATCGCCGATACCAAGGTGATGACCACCTGGTTCGAGGGGAGGGTCGTCTATGAGCGGACCTGA
- a CDS encoding GTP-binding protein produces the protein MSGPEPLPRASVPVTILTGFLGSGKTTVLNRLLRRPSLVGAAVIINEFGAIGLDHLLIEASEEQFTLLDNGCVCCTVRGDLVATLKALDLRGRSGEVPDITHVVIETTGLADPAPILHTLMAEPELAGRYFVAGVVTTVDAANGPATLERHAEAAKQVAVADRLLITKADLVPADSLADLERRLAALAPTARQSRAQNGEADFDILDNQHLGATADRIAGWLEMAGAGHGHECGPHCDHDHGHLGHDHHEGGHQAGGHHHHGIQSYSFVIDEPIEWAAFARWLDYVAALKGEDLLRLKGLVHVTEEPERPLVLHGVQHVFHPPVRLDAWPSADRRTRLVFIVRDIPRETIARTLTKFAAIDAASIGAPVRHAA, from the coding sequence ATGAGCGGACCTGAACCGCTGCCGCGCGCATCGGTTCCGGTGACCATCCTCACCGGCTTCCTCGGTTCGGGCAAGACCACGGTGCTCAACCGGCTGCTGCGCCGGCCGTCGCTGGTGGGCGCCGCCGTCATCATCAACGAGTTCGGCGCCATCGGGCTCGACCATCTGCTGATCGAGGCGAGCGAGGAGCAATTCACGCTTCTCGACAATGGCTGCGTCTGCTGCACGGTGCGCGGCGACCTGGTGGCAACGCTGAAGGCGCTCGACCTGCGCGGCAGGAGCGGCGAGGTGCCTGACATCACGCATGTCGTCATCGAGACGACGGGTCTCGCCGATCCCGCTCCCATCCTGCATACGCTGATGGCCGAGCCGGAACTCGCTGGCCGCTACTTTGTCGCCGGCGTCGTCACCACGGTCGATGCGGCCAACGGTCCGGCGACGCTTGAGCGCCATGCCGAAGCAGCCAAGCAGGTCGCGGTCGCCGACCGGCTTTTGATCACCAAGGCCGATCTGGTCCCGGCGGACAGCCTGGCTGACCTGGAGCGTCGGCTGGCAGCGCTGGCGCCGACGGCGCGGCAAAGCCGGGCGCAGAATGGCGAGGCGGATTTCGACATCCTCGACAATCAGCATCTTGGCGCCACAGCGGACCGGATCGCCGGCTGGCTGGAGATGGCGGGTGCCGGCCACGGGCATGAATGCGGGCCGCACTGCGATCATGACCATGGCCATCTCGGCCATGACCATCACGAAGGGGGCCATCAGGCAGGCGGCCATCATCATCACGGCATCCAGTCCTACAGTTTCGTCATCGATGAGCCGATCGAATGGGCGGCCTTCGCGCGCTGGCTCGACTATGTCGCGGCGCTCAAGGGCGAGGACCTGCTGCGGCTCAAGGGGCTGGTGCATGTGACGGAGGAGCCGGAACGGCCGCTCGTCCTGCATGGCGTGCAGCATGTCTTCCATCCGCCTGTCCGGCTCGATGCCTGGCCGTCGGCGGACCGGCGCACGCGGCTGGTCTTTATCGTGCGCGACATTCCAAGGGAGACGATCGCGCGCACGCTGACAAAATTCGCGGCCATCGACGCAGCCAGTATCGGCGCGCCGGTGCGCCACGCCGCATGA